From the genome of Callithrix jacchus isolate 240 chromosome 7, calJac240_pri, whole genome shotgun sequence, one region includes:
- the INSL5 gene encoding insulin-like peptide INSL5 — protein MKGSIFTLFLFSVLFAISEVRSNESVRLCGLDYIRTVIYICASSRWRRHLEGIPQAQQAEAGRSFQLPNKHEFSEENPEQNPSKVDASGEDHLWGRQMPTEGLWESKKHSVMSRRDLQTLCCTAGCSMTDLSALC, from the exons ATGAAGGGCTCCATTTTCACTCTGTTTCTATTCTCTGTCCTATTTGCCATCTCAGAAGTGAGGAGCAATGAGTCTGTGAGACTCTGTGGGCTGGATTACATACGGACAGTTATCTACATCTGCGCTAGCTCCAGGTGGAGAAGGCATCTGGAGGGGATCCCTCAAGCTCAGCAAG ctgaggcaggaagatccttcCAGCTCCCAAATAAACACGAATTTTCAGAGGAAAATCCAGAGCAAAACCCTTCAAAGGTGGATGCCTCAGGGGAAGACCATCTTTGGGGTAGACAGATGCCCACTGAAGGGCTTTGGGAGTCAAAGAAGCATTCGGTGATGTCAAGACGAGATTTACAAACTTTATGTTGCACTGCTGGCTGTTCCATGACTGATTTGAGTGCTCTTTGCTAA